The following proteins come from a genomic window of Actinopolymorpha sp. NPDC004070:
- a CDS encoding GntR family transcriptional regulator — protein sequence MGARARVSLGGRGGNVVLPRRQNLAEGVYEALKEMIMDGVFSQGARINIDEAARALEVSQSPVREALVRLESEGLVIKEPFRGYSTAPLLSKAEFEDLFEFRFVVEPWAATRAAAAIDDEKAALLTKELASIPSAPEGTSYQDYQRMAAHDHRLHDLIQQLGGNVRMRAAFTRTHCHLHIIRLNYGAGMGSAALREHRVLVDAIAGGDTDAAEAAMRAHLEASRARLAPLYDGSSDRPRLGGD from the coding sequence ATGGGCGCACGTGCACGGGTTTCACTGGGTGGGCGAGGTGGCAACGTCGTGCTGCCCAGGCGGCAGAACCTCGCCGAGGGCGTCTACGAAGCGCTCAAGGAAATGATCATGGACGGCGTCTTCAGCCAGGGCGCGCGGATCAACATCGACGAGGCGGCACGGGCACTGGAGGTCTCCCAGTCACCGGTGCGTGAGGCACTGGTCCGGCTGGAGTCGGAGGGGCTGGTCATCAAGGAGCCCTTCCGGGGCTACTCGACCGCACCCCTGCTGAGCAAGGCGGAGTTCGAGGACCTCTTCGAGTTCCGGTTCGTAGTGGAGCCGTGGGCGGCCACCCGCGCCGCCGCCGCGATCGACGACGAGAAGGCCGCGCTCCTCACCAAGGAGCTGGCCTCGATTCCCAGTGCGCCGGAGGGAACGTCCTACCAGGACTACCAACGGATGGCGGCGCACGACCACCGGCTGCACGACCTGATCCAGCAGCTCGGCGGCAACGTCCGGATGCGGGCGGCGTTCACCAGGACGCACTGCCATCTGCACATCATCCGGCTCAACTACGGGGCCGGAATGGGGTCGGCCGCACTGCGCGAGCACCGCGTCCTGGTCGACGCCATCGCCGGCGGTGACACCGATGCCGCCGAGGCCGCCATGCGGGCTCACCTGGAGGCATCCCGGGCCCGGCTCGCACCGCTGTACGACGGAAGTTCGGACCGTCCGAGGCTGGGAGGCGACTGA